A genomic region of Leptolyngbya sp. NIES-2104 contains the following coding sequences:
- a CDS encoding saccharopine dehydrogenase family protein: MAKSDGDSLAAYLYNENQKRNAQILMTQQVLILGGSGRIGSKVAADLIAHTSAEITIAGRNLVTGAEASQRLGERVKFSAIDLSTGSGLRAAIDQADLVIHCAGPFHYRDASVLQVCIDQGVNYVDVSDHPSFTRKALAFRSNAESVGVTAIINTGIFPGISNSMVRRDVEQLDHAEKIHLSYVVAGSGGAGVTVMRTTFLGLQRPFEAWIDGDWKSVKPYSDREVVEFPQYGKVGVYWFDMPEAFTLPDTFPVKTVVTKFATVPTFYNYLTWSVARWWHPRLLQTKAVIEFLSHVSHSMTDVSDRFSGIGVAIRSEVIGEKNGRSMRCISTLTHPDTAVSAGIGTGTVAEMLLSGELKKPGVWAIEQALPTALFDQAMQSRGIEIQQQLVE, encoded by the coding sequence ATTGCAAAGTCAGATGGGGATTCACTAGCAGCGTACCTCTACAATGAGAATCAGAAACGTAACGCGCAGATTCTCATGACACAGCAAGTTCTTATTCTCGGTGGCAGTGGACGCATCGGGAGCAAAGTTGCCGCTGATTTGATTGCTCACACTTCAGCCGAGATTACGATCGCAGGACGCAATTTAGTCACGGGAGCAGAAGCTAGTCAGCGACTGGGAGAACGGGTGAAGTTTAGCGCGATCGATTTGTCTACAGGTTCGGGATTGAGAGCCGCGATCGATCAGGCTGATTTAGTGATTCACTGTGCGGGACCGTTTCACTATCGGGATGCGAGTGTGTTGCAGGTGTGCATTGATCAAGGTGTGAACTATGTTGATGTCAGCGATCATCCTTCGTTTACTCGGAAGGCGTTAGCTTTTCGATCGAATGCTGAATCTGTTGGTGTTACTGCAATTATTAACACTGGCATTTTTCCTGGTATTTCTAATAGCATGGTGCGGCGTGATGTCGAACAGTTAGACCATGCGGAGAAAATTCATTTAAGTTATGTGGTGGCAGGTTCGGGTGGTGCGGGTGTGACGGTGATGCGGACGACGTTTTTAGGGTTACAGCGACCGTTTGAGGCTTGGATTGATGGCGACTGGAAGAGTGTGAAGCCGTATAGCGATCGAGAAGTCGTGGAGTTTCCCCAATACGGTAAAGTCGGCGTTTACTGGTTTGATATGCCCGAAGCGTTTACCCTGCCTGATACGTTTCCGGTCAAGACTGTCGTGACTAAGTTTGCAACAGTTCCCACTTTTTATAACTATCTCACTTGGAGTGTGGCGCGTTGGTGGCATCCGCGATTGTTGCAGACCAAAGCGGTGATTGAGTTTCTATCGCACGTCAGTCACTCGATGACGGATGTCAGCGATCGCTTTAGTGGCATTGGAGTTGCAATTCGATCGGAAGTGATTGGCGAAAAAAATGGTCGATCGATGCGCTGTATTTCAACATTGACGCACCCAGATACGGCAGTTTCAGCGGGAATTGGAACGGGAACGGTCGCGGAAATGTTGCTGTCTGGAGAATTGAAAAAACCGGGAGTTTGGGCGATCGAGCAAGCGTTACCGACTGCATTGTTTGATCAAGCGATGCAAAGTCGAGGAATTGAAATTCAACAGCAGTTAGTGGAGTAA
- a CDS encoding tetratricopeptide repeat protein has protein sequence MSNNLFTTSEPSSTPIVISPNSPIVGWGIVLIAFGIALGSQALRKDRSQPELDPYQPLPFTQPLQWLGYGKQLENAKNLEGAIAVYEQGLKQHPNDFRLWHERGLALAKHQRFEAALESYDRAYELRPDCRDLAHERGDALLQLRRYEEAITSLEFYLRYVRESAHISSDIGMAQYRLGRYEDALRSLNAAINSAQRDPYSLTQARYYQIESLRQLGRLDEAIQAAVLGMKESADPYFKAQYEALQSQMGIH, from the coding sequence ATGTCGAACAATCTCTTCACGACTTCAGAGCCATCTTCTACGCCGATCGTCATTTCTCCGAATTCGCCCATCGTCGGTTGGGGCATTGTTTTAATTGCATTTGGAATTGCTCTAGGGAGTCAAGCATTGCGAAAAGATCGATCGCAGCCCGAACTCGATCCTTATCAACCGTTACCGTTTACTCAACCGCTGCAATGGCTCGGATACGGCAAACAATTGGAAAATGCGAAGAATCTCGAAGGCGCGATCGCAGTTTACGAACAAGGCTTAAAACAGCACCCGAATGATTTTCGACTGTGGCACGAACGGGGGTTGGCATTGGCGAAACATCAGCGATTTGAAGCAGCATTAGAGAGTTACGATCGCGCTTATGAACTGCGTCCAGACTGTCGGGATTTGGCACATGAGCGGGGAGATGCACTCTTGCAGCTTAGACGATATGAAGAAGCGATCACATCACTGGAATTTTATTTGCGGTATGTGCGGGAAAGTGCTCATATCTCAAGTGATATTGGTATGGCGCAGTATCGGTTAGGACGGTATGAAGACGCATTACGATCGCTCAATGCTGCCATTAACAGCGCTCAGCGTGATCCTTATTCTCTGACTCAGGCAAGATACTATCAAATTGAAAGTTTGCGGCAGTTGGGGCGATTGGATGAGGCGATTCAGGCGGCGGTATTGGGAATGAAGGAAAGTGCTGACCCGTACTTTAAGGCGCAATATGAAGCATTGCAAAGTCAGATGGGGATTCACTAG
- the nusG gene encoding transcription termination/antitermination protein NusG — protein sequence MTYTSDETQNDRTDDNPDDQLTRSARWYAVQVASGCEKRVKMNLEQRIETLDVANRILDVQIPETPILRHQKDGRPKEAAEKVFPGYVLVKMVMDDETWQVIKNTPNVINFVGAEQKRRYGRGRGHVKPMPLGHGEVERIFKQSQEQEPVRKIDMATGDKITVLSGPFKDFEGEVIEVSPERNKLKALLSIFGRETPVELEVNQVEKI from the coding sequence ATGACATACACTTCAGACGAAACTCAGAACGATCGCACTGATGACAACCCGGATGATCAGTTGACGAGAAGTGCCCGTTGGTACGCCGTCCAGGTAGCATCGGGCTGTGAAAAGCGCGTCAAAATGAATTTAGAACAGCGCATCGAAACGCTCGATGTCGCGAATCGAATTTTGGATGTTCAGATTCCTGAAACGCCGATTCTGAGGCACCAAAAAGACGGACGACCCAAGGAAGCCGCTGAGAAAGTATTCCCTGGATACGTCCTTGTGAAAATGGTGATGGACGATGAAACGTGGCAGGTAATTAAGAATACTCCCAACGTGATCAACTTCGTCGGAGCCGAACAAAAGCGGCGTTATGGGCGGGGGCGTGGTCACGTCAAACCAATGCCATTGGGACATGGAGAAGTCGAACGCATCTTCAAACAATCCCAAGAGCAGGAGCCAGTCAGAAAAATCGACATGGCAACAGGCGACAAGATTACGGTGCTTTCGGGTCCGTTTAAGGACTTTGAAGGGGAAGTGATCGAAGTTAGCCCAGAGCGGAACAAGCTCAAAGCACTTCTGTCTATCTTTGGGCGAGAAACCCCGGTAGAACTCGAAGTAAACCAAGTAGAGAAAATTTAA
- the rplA gene encoding 50S ribosomal protein L1, translating to MVKKLSKRTRELRAKVEDKAYTPLEALELLKETATAKFPESAEAHIRLGIDPKYSDQQLRTTVALPKGTGQEVRVAVIARGEKVTEATNAGADIAGSEELIDEIQKGRMDFDLLIATPDVMPQVAKLGRVLGPRGLMPSPKGGTVTFDLPQAIAEFKAGKLEFRADRTGIVHVLFGKATFSADDLLTNLKALQETIDRNRPSGAKGRYWRTMYVSSTMGPSIEVDINSLRDLKVGDAA from the coding sequence ATGGTAAAGAAACTATCCAAGCGCACGAGAGAACTTCGTGCCAAAGTCGAAGATAAGGCTTACACTCCTTTAGAAGCCTTAGAACTGCTAAAAGAGACTGCAACGGCGAAATTTCCCGAATCCGCAGAAGCTCACATCCGTCTCGGCATTGATCCGAAGTACAGTGACCAACAGTTAAGAACTACCGTTGCACTACCGAAGGGAACCGGGCAAGAAGTCCGAGTTGCGGTGATTGCACGAGGCGAGAAAGTCACTGAGGCAACAAATGCAGGTGCTGACATTGCAGGTTCGGAAGAACTGATCGACGAAATCCAAAAAGGGCGGATGGATTTCGATCTGTTGATTGCAACCCCGGATGTGATGCCGCAGGTGGCGAAATTGGGTCGGGTATTGGGTCCGCGTGGTTTGATGCCATCCCCGAAAGGCGGCACTGTGACCTTTGACCTACCGCAAGCGATCGCTGAATTCAAAGCAGGGAAACTCGAATTCCGGGCAGATCGTACCGGAATCGTTCACGTCCTGTTTGGCAAAGCAACCTTCTCGGCTGACGATTTGCTCACCAACTTGAAAGCGCTGCAAGAAACGATCGACAGAAACAGACCATCCGGCGCAAAAGGACGCTATTGGCGTACAATGTATGTGTCGTCAACGATGGGACCTTCGATCGAGGTCGATATCAACAGTTTGCGCGACCTCAAGGTTGGAGATGCTGCCTAG
- a CDS encoding DUF5615 family PIN-like protein yields MQVLLDENLLSKKLKRPLIEAGYSVSNVDDMGWRGFKDREILNLAEAHPFDIFITADKNLVYQQNLVQRSLRLVILDSSSTRPDHLLPLIVQLSTVLSQLSSGTAISINDAAEIAQIYP; encoded by the coding sequence GTGCAGGTTCTACTTGACGAAAATCTCTTGAGTAAAAAACTCAAACGCCCTTTGATAGAAGCTGGCTATTCGGTCAGTAATGTAGACGACATGGGTTGGCGAGGCTTCAAAGATCGCGAAATCCTGAATCTGGCAGAAGCACATCCTTTCGATATTTTCATCACGGCTGATAAAAATTTGGTCTATCAGCAAAATCTTGTGCAGCGATCGCTTAGACTCGTTATTCTAGATTCCAGCAGTACTCGCCCTGATCATTTACTGCCGCTCATTGTGCAATTGAGTACGGTTCTTTCGCAACTCTCAAGCGGAACTGCAATCTCAATTAATGACGCGGCTGAAATTGCTCAAATTTATCCTTAA
- the secE gene encoding preprotein translocase subunit SecE — MAKTEEVKKSGFNPNEFAKETKEELDKVVWPSRQQLIGESISVILMVTLSATTIYFVDQLFHWAQVKVFG; from the coding sequence GTGGCAAAGACAGAAGAGGTCAAAAAATCAGGATTCAACCCCAACGAGTTCGCTAAGGAAACGAAAGAAGAACTCGACAAAGTGGTGTGGCCCAGCCGACAGCAACTGATCGGTGAATCCATTTCAGTAATTTTGATGGTCACGCTCTCCGCAACCACAATCTATTTCGTTGATCAACTCTTTCATTGGGCACAAGTGAAGGTGTTCGGATGA
- a CDS encoding DUF433 domain-containing protein: protein MTVQETLQRYHLVHSDPEIMSGMPVFVGTRVPVQTFFDYLEGENGLNEFIDDFPHLQHQAIQVLEAIAKSTIEQERKARAGST from the coding sequence ATGACCGTTCAAGAAACCCTACAACGCTATCATCTTGTTCACTCTGATCCAGAAATCATGAGTGGGATGCCTGTTTTTGTAGGAACCCGTGTACCCGTTCAGACCTTTTTCGATTATTTGGAAGGCGAAAATGGGTTGAACGAATTCATTGACGATTTTCCACACTTACAGCATCAAGCGATCCAAGTGCTAGAAGCGATCGCGAAATCCACAATCGAACAAGAACGGAAGGCGCGTGCAGGTTCTACTTGA
- the rplL gene encoding 50S ribosomal protein L7/L12, which yields MSAVTDEIVEKLKGLTLLEASELVKQIEETFGVSAAAPAGGMMMMAPGGGGAAAAEEVEEKTEFDAVLEEVPADKKIAVLKVVRGITGLGLKEAKDLVEAAPKAVKEGVAKAEAEDIKKQIEEAGGKVSVK from the coding sequence ATGTCTGCTGTAACCGATGAAATTGTAGAAAAGTTAAAGGGTTTGACCCTGCTCGAAGCGTCTGAACTCGTCAAACAAATTGAAGAAACGTTTGGCGTGAGTGCTGCGGCTCCGGCTGGTGGCATGATGATGATGGCTCCTGGCGGCGGCGGTGCTGCTGCGGCTGAAGAAGTCGAAGAGAAGACCGAATTCGATGCAGTCCTCGAAGAAGTTCCGGCTGATAAGAAGATCGCGGTTCTTAAAGTCGTTCGGGGTATCACAGGTCTGGGTCTGAAAGAAGCGAAAGACCTGGTGGAAGCTGCACCGAAAGCGGTCAAAGAAGGTGTCGCGAAGGCTGAAGCTGAAGATATCAAGAAACAGATCGAAGAAGCTGGCGGTAAGGTTTCGGTCAAATAG
- a CDS encoding PDGLE domain-containing protein, which yields MSQASQTRNRAFVISGLGIALLVAVFLSPFASSNPDGLDRVAQDQGFENKATEEPIAHKLPFYQIFEEYQLRGVPEQIATPAAGLLGTLATFGLAWGAGKVLIRNREHQ from the coding sequence ATGTCTCAAGCTTCACAAACTCGAAATCGTGCTTTTGTTATCTCTGGATTAGGAATTGCCTTACTCGTTGCAGTGTTTTTATCCCCGTTTGCGAGTTCTAATCCAGATGGACTTGATCGGGTTGCTCAAGATCAGGGCTTTGAGAACAAAGCGACTGAGGAACCGATCGCGCACAAGCTGCCGTTTTATCAAATTTTTGAAGAATACCAATTGCGGGGTGTTCCAGAGCAGATTGCCACTCCCGCAGCAGGTTTACTTGGAACATTAGCCACCTTTGGCTTAGCTTGGGGTGCTGGCAAAGTTCTTATACGGAATCGTGAGCATCAATGA
- the cbiM gene encoding cobalt transporter CbiM — MVFFPHHLALHIPDGFLNVPVTLLTWIFAIVLIAVSLNRVQAEYQERTVPLMGVCAAFIFAAQMINFPIPGGTSGHLLGGTLAGVLLGPWAGSLVMTVVFIVQAFLFQDGGVTALGANIFNMGLIGTFGGYYLYRSIRNAMGRDDSKAILTGAAIAAWVSVMIAAIVCAFQLAISGAVPLPVALSAMTFWHLMIGIGEAVITVIALSYILKTRPDLIHRAPRAAREDMSRSYSSR; from the coding sequence ATGGTTTTTTTTCCACATCATTTGGCGCTGCACATTCCAGATGGTTTCTTGAATGTGCCCGTAACGTTGCTGACTTGGATATTTGCGATCGTGCTCATTGCAGTGAGTTTGAATCGCGTTCAAGCGGAGTATCAAGAGCGCACTGTACCGCTGATGGGAGTGTGTGCTGCGTTTATTTTTGCAGCTCAAATGATTAATTTTCCGATTCCGGGTGGAACTTCGGGACATTTGCTGGGTGGAACGCTGGCAGGTGTGCTGCTGGGTCCTTGGGCGGGATCGCTGGTGATGACGGTTGTGTTTATCGTGCAGGCGTTTTTGTTTCAGGATGGCGGCGTGACTGCACTGGGAGCCAATATTTTTAATATGGGATTGATCGGAACGTTTGGCGGCTATTACTTGTACCGATCGATTCGGAATGCAATGGGACGTGATGACTCCAAGGCAATTTTGACTGGGGCAGCGATCGCGGCTTGGGTCAGTGTGATGATTGCGGCGATCGTGTGTGCATTTCAGCTTGCCATTTCAGGTGCGGTGCCGCTTCCGGTTGCTTTGTCTGCAATGACGTTCTGGCATTTGATGATCGGGATTGGTGAGGCAGTCATCACAGTGATTGCTTTGAGCTACATCTTGAAAACTCGCCCGGATTTGATTCACCGAGCACCTCGCGCTGCTAGAGAGGACATGTCGCGATCGTACTCTTCACGCTAA
- a CDS encoding UPF0175 family protein: protein MQVTINIPDDFAETLQRNGDDLSRKALEALVIEAYRNDIITRFQVRQILGLRSRFAVDTFLKQSNVYLHYDESDLEDDRQTLERLRQQV from the coding sequence ATGCAAGTAACGATCAATATTCCTGATGACTTTGCCGAAACTCTGCAACGTAACGGTGATGATTTGTCGCGCAAAGCTTTAGAGGCTTTGGTGATTGAAGCCTATCGAAATGATATTATCACTCGGTTTCAAGTCAGACAAATTTTAGGATTACGATCGCGCTTTGCCGTTGATACCTTTCTAAAGCAGTCTAACGTATATCTACATTACGATGAATCGGATCTGGAAGACGATCGACAAACACTAGAACGATTGCGACAACAAGTATAA
- the rplK gene encoding 50S ribosomal protein L11, translating into MAKKVTAVIKLAINAGKANPAPPIGPALGQHGVNIMMFCKEYNARTADQAGMVVPVEISVYEDRSFTFILKTPPASKLIAKAAGIETGSGEPNKKKVGKISRTQLEDIAKTKLPDLNANDIEAAMKIIEGTARNMGVTIAD; encoded by the coding sequence ATGGCAAAAAAAGTAACCGCAGTGATCAAGCTGGCGATTAATGCTGGCAAGGCGAACCCTGCGCCGCCGATCGGACCTGCGCTCGGTCAGCACGGGGTCAATATCATGATGTTCTGCAAGGAATACAACGCCAGAACCGCAGACCAAGCGGGAATGGTCGTTCCTGTAGAAATCTCAGTTTACGAAGACCGCAGTTTCACATTTATCCTCAAAACCCCGCCTGCATCGAAACTGATCGCAAAAGCGGCTGGAATTGAGACCGGTTCTGGTGAGCCAAACAAGAAGAAAGTGGGCAAAATTTCCCGCACTCAATTAGAAGACATCGCCAAGACCAAATTGCCTGACCTCAATGCAAATGACATCGAGGCAGCAATGAAAATCATCGAAGGAACCGCTCGTAACATGGGCGTGACCATCGCCGACTAA
- the rplS gene encoding 50S ribosomal protein L19 produces the protein MNAQEIIRSIEAEQLKDNIPTIYIGDTVRVGVIIQEGDKERTQPYEGVVIAKGSAGITKNITVRRVFQGVGVERVFLIHSPRIESIKVIRRAKVRRAKLYYLRDRVGKATRLKQRFDRPLT, from the coding sequence ATGAACGCGCAAGAAATCATCCGCTCGATCGAAGCGGAGCAGCTAAAAGACAATATCCCCACGATCTATATCGGGGATACGGTTCGTGTCGGCGTGATCATTCAAGAGGGCGACAAGGAACGGACGCAGCCCTATGAAGGTGTCGTGATTGCAAAAGGTAGTGCTGGCATCACGAAAAACATCACAGTGCGACGTGTGTTTCAGGGCGTTGGAGTGGAGCGGGTTTTCCTGATTCATTCTCCGCGCATCGAAAGCATCAAAGTGATTCGTCGGGCAAAAGTGCGTCGGGCGAAACTGTACTACCTACGCGATCGTGTGGGCAAGGCAACTCGCTTGAAACAGCGTTTCGATCGTCCTTTGACCTAG
- a CDS encoding tetratricopeptide repeat protein: MFAKLWRWLKQSFRHWFGTRSQVEPAISPVQQTLSAAEYEAVFFALLNEVERRSEFNRGWIRGFLQQRGVTREGLAEWLRGFGERLQGGEEHRELGERLLRLGRLQEGELCWVAESIGQRLERENRSQAPNDEAEAWFERGNECYRAGNFEGAIVSYDKVLDIKPDLPGVRIIRGISLDNLGRYEDAIASYDKALGITSDLPEVWIIRGDSLHNLGRDEDAVASFDKALDIEPNYQALYNRGISLHNLGRCEDAVASFDKALDIESDSHAAWCNRGSSLHNLGRDEDAIASFDKALDIKPDLDEAWYNRGILLNDLDRYEDAIASFDKALHIKPGKNEAWNNRSISLHNLGQYEDAIVSCDKALDIKPDNHSAWTNRGNSLHNLGQYEDAIVSCDKAIKIKPDFHAAWYNRGISLDNLGRYEGAIANYNQGLTHVLKEADPEGWGNLHRGKGNTYFYQAQREQNIQAAKIYYGRVITSYNTARQTLESFPKHYLELIQNLIKAYLGLGNPKAADKWHVTGLEVFRQLINAQSTPLQKRNLEAKFSGFSQIAVDRLIAQDETITALETAERYKNRCLTWILDEWKEQVVSPSYAEMRQLLNPQTAIVYWHFSDDSLATFILTPTSEDPILLENALPYDRCQKLQSWIKSWNTQYNDYRNKKANQSDHPWRRSLKTQLAKLKEILQISAIESHLSNIQNLILLPHRDLHRFPLHALFSETLAVSYLPSLQIGLTLQKKPRSTHLNLLSVEDPKTDRAQMPYAQLESALACYLFPHHTRLDETKATAENVIHALSDQHTHFHFTGHAGYNTPPEHSALILTDDEPLTAKTIRHLNLTAYELITLSACETALTGNQSIDTEFVGLVSAFLQAGATAVLSTLWNVNEISNTWLILKFYELYPEIPAAQALKTAQTWLRSLTYQALLEWLDRWLTQLSPNHDYHQDIQDEITLIQENLNARKIELQDTPYSDPYHWAAFTLTGTHQ, translated from the coding sequence ATGTTTGCAAAGCTCTGGCGCTGGTTAAAGCAATCGTTTCGTCACTGGTTTGGTACTCGTTCTCAAGTTGAACCTGCTATTTCTCCGGTTCAACAGACGCTTTCTGCTGCTGAGTATGAAGCGGTATTTTTTGCGTTGCTGAATGAAGTGGAACGGCGATCGGAGTTTAATCGCGGATGGATTCGGGGATTTTTGCAACAGCGAGGGGTGACGCGGGAGGGTTTGGCAGAGTGGTTGCGTGGGTTTGGAGAGCGGTTGCAGGGTGGGGAGGAGCATCGGGAGTTAGGGGAACGGTTGTTGAGGTTGGGGCGGTTGCAGGAGGGGGAGTTGTGTTGGGTGGCGGAGTCGATCGGGCAACGGTTAGAGCGAGAGAATCGATCGCAGGCTCCGAACGATGAAGCGGAGGCTTGGTTTGAGCGGGGAAATGAATGTTACCGTGCAGGGAATTTTGAGGGGGCGATCGTAAGCTATGACAAAGTGCTCGACATCAAACCGGATCTCCCAGGAGTACGGATCATTCGTGGCATTTCACTTGATAATCTAGGAAGATACGAAGATGCGATTGCAAGCTACGATAAAGCGCTCGGCATCACATCGGATCTTCCAGAAGTATGGATCATTCGCGGCGATTCACTCCACAATTTAGGACGGGACGAAGATGCGGTCGCAAGCTTTGATAAAGCACTCGACATCGAACCAAATTATCAAGCTTTGTACAATCGCGGTATTTCACTTCACAATTTAGGACGGTGCGAAGATGCGGTCGCAAGCTTTGATAAAGCACTCGACATCGAATCGGATTCTCATGCAGCTTGGTGCAATCGTGGCAGTTCACTCCACAATTTAGGACGGGACGAAGATGCGATTGCAAGCTTTGATAAAGCGCTCGACATCAAACCAGATCTTGATGAAGCTTGGTACAATCGCGGCATTTTACTCAATGATCTAGATCGGTACGAAGATGCGATTGCAAGCTTTGACAAAGCGCTCCACATTAAACCAGGTAAGAATGAAGCTTGGAACAATCGTAGTATTTCACTCCATAATCTAGGACAGTACGAAGATGCGATCGTAAGTTGCGACAAAGCGCTCGATATTAAACCAGATAACCATTCAGCTTGGACGAATCGTGGCAATTCACTCCATAATCTAGGACAGTACGAAGACGCAATCGTAAGTTGTGACAAAGCGATCAAAATCAAACCGGATTTTCACGCAGCTTGGTACAATCGCGGCATTTCACTCGATAATTTAGGACGATACGAAGGGGCAATCGCGAATTACAATCAAGGACTTACCCATGTTCTAAAAGAAGCTGACCCTGAAGGATGGGGAAATCTTCATCGTGGCAAAGGCAATACCTATTTTTACCAAGCACAACGCGAACAAAATATTCAAGCTGCCAAAATTTACTACGGTCGAGTAATCACGAGTTACAACACCGCAAGACAGACATTAGAATCATTCCCGAAGCATTATTTAGAACTCATTCAAAACCTCATTAAAGCCTATCTTGGCTTAGGCAATCCCAAAGCTGCTGATAAATGGCACGTCACAGGATTAGAAGTGTTTCGGCAATTGATTAATGCTCAATCGACACCCTTACAGAAACGCAACCTCGAAGCAAAATTCTCAGGCTTTAGCCAGATCGCTGTCGATCGCTTAATCGCCCAAGACGAAACCATCACCGCTCTCGAAACCGCAGAACGCTATAAAAATCGCTGTCTCACTTGGATTCTCGACGAATGGAAAGAACAAGTCGTCAGTCCAAGCTATGCAGAAATGCGCCAACTGCTCAACCCGCAAACCGCGATCGTTTACTGGCATTTCAGCGATGATTCCCTCGCCACCTTCATTCTCACCCCAACTTCAGAAGATCCAATCCTTTTAGAGAATGCTTTGCCTTACGATCGATGTCAAAAACTCCAGTCCTGGATCAAATCCTGGAATACTCAATACAACGATTATCGAAACAAAAAAGCAAATCAATCTGATCATCCTTGGCGTAGAAGTTTAAAGACGCAACTTGCAAAGCTAAAAGAAATTCTGCAAATTAGCGCGATCGAATCCCATCTCTCCAATATCCAAAACCTGATCCTTTTACCCCATCGCGATCTACATCGCTTTCCCCTTCACGCTCTATTCTCAGAAACCCTCGCAGTTAGCTACCTTCCGAGCCTTCAAATCGGCTTAACTTTGCAAAAGAAACCCCGATCGACACATCTCAACTTACTCAGCGTCGAAGACCCGAAAACAGATCGCGCTCAGATGCCCTACGCACAACTTGAATCCGCCCTAGCTTGCTATCTCTTTCCACACCACACGCGACTCGACGAAACTAAAGCAACCGCAGAAAACGTCATTCACGCATTGAGCGATCAGCATACGCATTTCCACTTCACCGGACACGCAGGTTACAACACTCCACCCGAACACTCTGCCCTCATCCTCACCGATGACGAACCTCTCACCGCTAAAACGATTCGTCATCTCAATCTGACTGCTTATGAACTCATCACCCTTTCAGCCTGCGAAACTGCACTCACTGGAAACCAATCGATCGACACCGAATTTGTCGGACTCGTTAGCGCTTTCTTACAAGCTGGAGCCACCGCTGTCCTTAGCACCCTCTGGAACGTCAACGAAATCTCAAACACTTGGCTCATTCTCAAGTTCTACGAACTCTATCCCGAAATTCCCGCCGCCCAAGCCCTCAAAACTGCTCAAACCTGGTTACGATCGCTGACCTATCAAGCCCTGCTCGAATGGCTCGATCGTTGGCTCACTCAACTTTCTCCAAATCACGATTATCACCAAGACATTCAAGATGAAATTACACTGATTCAAGAAAACCTCAACGCACGTAAGATAGAGCTACAAGACACTCCCTATTCTGATCCCTATCATTGGGCAGCCTTCACGCTCACAGGTACACACCAATGA
- the rplJ gene encoding 50S ribosomal protein L10, protein MGRTLASKKEIVADLKETLSETQLVFIIGYSGLSVAEITDLRNRLRPKGAICRVAKNTFMEKATEGDDRWQAVSELLKGDSAFVMVKDDLGGAIKAYQEFQKAAKKTEIRGGVMDGRVLKEADLKAIADLPSKEQLIAQIAGAINGVATQLAVGINEVPSGLARALQQLSEKDQEAA, encoded by the coding sequence GTGGGAAGAACGTTAGCGAGCAAAAAGGAAATCGTTGCGGATCTGAAAGAAACGCTAAGTGAAACACAGTTGGTGTTTATCATCGGCTACAGTGGCTTGTCGGTCGCAGAAATCACAGATTTACGGAATCGCTTGCGTCCAAAAGGTGCCATTTGCCGCGTGGCGAAAAACACCTTTATGGAGAAAGCAACCGAAGGCGACGATCGCTGGCAAGCGGTGAGCGAATTACTCAAAGGTGATTCCGCGTTTGTCATGGTCAAAGACGATCTGGGTGGTGCAATCAAGGCATACCAAGAGTTCCAAAAGGCTGCCAAGAAGACCGAGATTCGCGGCGGTGTGATGGATGGCAGAGTGCTCAAAGAAGCGGATTTGAAAGCGATCGCTGATCTACCGTCGAAAGAGCAACTCATTGCCCAAATCGCCGGAGCAATCAACGGAGTCGCGACCCAGTTGGCAGTCGGTATCAACGAAGTGCCGTCTGGATTGGCAAGAGCGCTTCAACAACTGTCCGAAAAAGACCAAGAAGCAGCGTAA